In uncultured Cohaesibacter sp., a genomic segment contains:
- a CDS encoding circularly permuted type 2 ATP-grasp protein: MTHYDPGELFCEMSSNMSERSPKLEDIWRRFEGADIEHLALRSKEADLELFNLGVTFTVYSDKDVIDRVLPFDIIPRVLTASEWDILDRGVIQRVSAINAFLHDIYNEQHVIKDGIIPAELVLGNSNFRKQMMGFTPAAGVYTHIAGTDIIRDDRGEFLVLEDNVRSPSGVSYVVENRHLMERSFPDLMADLKLRKVSDYGRNLFEKLSESAPDGCRDKDDPQVVVMSPGMFNSAYFEHIFLAREMGVPVVEGSDLFCDDDKVYMKTIAGPRRVDVIYRRIDDDFLDPESFRPDSVLGVKGLVKSMLAGNVTIANALGTGVADDKAVYAYMPRIIKYYLDEDPILANVETHICREEDALQYTLDNLANLVVKPVGESGGYGITIGPKASKEQLEEARAALLKNPKNFISQPMISLSVCPTLGENDLVPRHVDLRPFAVTGKGTWVLPGGLTRVALKEGSIIVNSSQGGGTKDTWVLADDLGVESALTAAKGDL, from the coding sequence GTGACTCACTATGATCCCGGCGAGTTGTTCTGCGAAATGTCCAGCAACATGTCGGAACGCAGTCCCAAACTCGAAGATATCTGGAGACGCTTTGAAGGTGCGGATATCGAGCATCTCGCATTGCGATCAAAGGAAGCCGATCTGGAGCTGTTCAATCTCGGCGTGACCTTCACGGTCTACAGCGACAAGGACGTGATCGACAGGGTGCTGCCGTTCGACATCATCCCGCGCGTCCTGACGGCGTCCGAATGGGACATTCTTGATCGCGGCGTCATCCAGCGTGTTTCAGCCATCAACGCCTTCCTGCATGACATATATAATGAGCAGCATGTGATCAAGGACGGGATCATCCCGGCCGAACTGGTGCTCGGAAACTCCAACTTCCGCAAGCAGATGATGGGCTTCACGCCCGCTGCCGGTGTCTACACCCATATCGCGGGCACCGACATCATTCGCGATGATCGCGGTGAGTTCCTTGTTCTTGAAGACAATGTGCGGTCTCCATCCGGTGTGTCCTATGTCGTCGAGAACCGCCATCTGATGGAACGCTCCTTCCCCGACCTGATGGCCGACCTGAAATTGCGCAAGGTCTCGGACTATGGTCGCAACCTGTTTGAAAAGCTCTCTGAGTCAGCGCCTGATGGCTGTCGCGACAAGGACGATCCGCAGGTCGTGGTCATGTCGCCGGGCATGTTCAACTCGGCCTATTTTGAGCATATCTTCCTCGCCCGTGAGATGGGCGTGCCAGTCGTCGAAGGCAGTGACCTCTTCTGCGACGATGACAAGGTCTACATGAAGACCATCGCCGGACCACGGCGAGTGGATGTCATCTATCGCCGCATTGATGATGATTTCCTCGATCCCGAGTCCTTCCGTCCCGACTCCGTGCTCGGGGTCAAGGGGCTGGTCAAGTCCATGCTGGCGGGCAACGTCACCATCGCCAATGCGCTCGGGACCGGGGTCGCCGATGACAAGGCGGTCTATGCCTACATGCCGCGCATCATCAAATACTATCTTGATGAAGATCCGATCCTTGCCAACGTCGAGACCCACATCTGCCGCGAAGAGGACGCCCTGCAATATACCCTCGACAATCTGGCCAATCTGGTCGTCAAACCGGTCGGCGAGTCCGGTGGCTACGGCATCACCATCGGCCCCAAGGCGAGCAAGGAACAGCTTGAGGAAGCCAGAGCAGCCCTTCTGAAAAACCCGAAGAATTTCATTTCCCAGCCCATGATCTCCCTCTCTGTCTGTCCGACGCTGGGTGAGAATGATCTGGTTCCGCGTCACGTTGACTTGCGGCCCTTCGCCGTGACCGGCAAGGGAACCTGGGTGTTGCCCGGCGGCCTGACGCGCGTCGCCCTCAAGGAAGGCTCAATCATCGTCAATTCCTCGCAAGGCGGGGGCACCAAGGATACCTGGGTGCTGGCCGATGATCTCGGCGTCGAAAGCGCCCTGACTGCAGCAAAAGGAGATCTCTAA
- a CDS encoding alpha-E domain-containing protein — translation MSTMLLSRYAEALFWFARYIERSKSLARILNVQASFWQDQSNQENWASILNLYVDQERYAENYGSVSAQKVARFYITDRDNPGSILSCLWAARENARLLRPLISVSMWSYVNVIYNEMRDLGDRDLDASRLSRTCEAIARRCDAIMGVTEGSYYRDAGWRFYQLGLWVERADQTSRLLDVKIAQVASHNGGNGVVAVGAEAEFWKLLLHSFEAYHAYQRTHAGRLDPKKVADFLMFNQGFPRSLAHCIGEMQVVLNDLYLGFHLRHVAQCYEEVEMLLYELEAASQDPHLHLRFHGFNDKVQNRLMSVTSSLGKSFFGHGDQSTKTEQTQTQSQT, via the coding sequence ATGTCGACTATGTTGCTCAGTCGCTACGCCGAAGCGCTTTTCTGGTTCGCCCGCTACATCGAGCGCTCCAAGAGCCTCGCCCGTATCCTCAACGTGCAGGCCAGTTTCTGGCAGGATCAGTCCAATCAGGAAAACTGGGCGTCGATCCTCAATCTCTACGTCGATCAGGAACGCTATGCCGAGAACTACGGCTCCGTTTCGGCGCAGAAAGTCGCCCGCTTCTATATCACGGATCGTGACAACCCTGGCTCCATCCTGTCCTGTCTGTGGGCCGCTCGCGAGAATGCGCGCCTGCTCCGCCCGCTTATCTCCGTCTCGATGTGGTCCTATGTCAACGTGATCTACAACGAGATGCGGGACCTCGGTGATCGCGACCTTGATGCCTCGCGTCTGTCGCGGACTTGCGAAGCCATCGCCCGCCGCTGTGATGCCATTATGGGTGTGACCGAGGGCAGCTATTATCGTGATGCTGGCTGGCGCTTCTATCAGCTTGGTCTATGGGTCGAGCGCGCCGACCAGACGAGCCGCCTGCTCGACGTCAAGATTGCGCAGGTTGCCTCACACAATGGCGGAAATGGCGTGGTCGCCGTCGGGGCAGAGGCCGAATTCTGGAAGCTGCTGCTCCATTCCTTCGAGGCCTATCACGCCTACCAGCGCACCCATGCCGGGCGCCTCGATCCCAAGAAGGTCGCCGACTTCCTGATGTTCAATCAGGGCTTCCCGCGCTCGCTCGCCCATTGTATCGGCGAAATGCAGGTCGTCCTGAACGATCTTTATCTAGGCTTTCATCTGCGCCATGTGGCCCAATGCTACGAGGAGGTGGAGATGCTGCTCTACGAACTGGAGGCCGCATCTCAGGACCCGCATCTGCATCTGCGCTTTCATGGTTTTAACGATAAAGTGCAAAATCGCCTGATGTCGGTGACGAGCAGTCTTGGTAAGTCATTTTTCGGACATGGTGACCAGTCTACAAAGACCGAACAGACGCAAACACAAAGTCAGACCTAG